A region of the Mytilus edulis chromosome 11, xbMytEdul2.2, whole genome shotgun sequence genome:
CAGCACACGTAGCAGTTGAGCTCGGCACCCTTCTTAACTGACTAGCTAGTGATTGTGTCAGTGTTTCTGTCAAAGTCGATCGTTCTCACAGGACACTCTGGTTCCTCTACAAATAAAAACTGCCACAAAACAATGTTGAAAGTGGTGTGAAATAGCAAGCTATCAATCATGCAATCAATTGTTCTTGTATTCATACCCTTTCTCTTCATTTCCATTAACTGTTTACTTACCATTCGACGAAGAACATTTAATATCCAACGTTGTAAAATAAACCAAGACTGCCACCACCACTAGTAGACATATCACCAGTATCACCAACAGAAGTCCTATAAGGTTAGTAACAAAACAACCTCGCTTTCTCATATCACTGATATTTGCCATGATCCTTACGACGTATAGTGCTTCTTATGTGTAACATCAACTCATACAGATAATAAAACAACTTGCAGTCGTGGTGAAAACTTAAAAACTCTCTCCGATATTACTTTTTGCGGGTTCATGACCTTGacattaacatatatacatgtttttgtGCGACATTCATTTCTTCTGATTAGTCAAAGATACACGACTAAGTATACTTATGTAATGTGCCAACAATGACGAAAGTAATTAGTACTTAACAGTTTTGTGAGTGCCAATAGTGCAATTGCAATTATTAAAGCGATTGCATGACACTTAGTACGTGTCTAGTAATTCTAAAATAGCATGCATCGTGCAAACTGGAGATCGATAGTTCGGGGAGCAAATTTCATGAAAAGTTTGAAATCATCAAATCAAAGAGAGACACACAAAGTTGCCTACCTGTGTCTGCATCAAAAGCTTTGGCACAAAGTAAAGTTGAGATAACAGTCTATTAACAATTGACTTGGATTTCTTTTTtccaaaaatagtaaaaattcAGAATGCTCTAGTTTTCATTGGAAGGATTTAACgttataatgcaaaaaaaaaaatgacattttggaCTGTTTTGAAATGTTCAGAGTTATAGATTCAAaaatctgtatgtgcctgtcaggagtctgtagttgagctgttgtcgtttgtttgtgtctgtaatatttgtttttttcgtaaattgttttgttaattaattAGATTACGAGTTCATTCAGTTCAACAGTTTCTTATATTTTCATGTCAGGGCCTTATATATCCGCTTATACGCTTTTGAGTTCTTCATATTAGTGCCGTTTATACGATTGCCtattattgcttacatccacttcatttgtgctttgatggatagttgtctcattggtaatcatatcacatctccttttatttttttaattcatgtgaGTGTTTATCATATTGCACCGGGAACCCTCTAGATCTCTTAGATTGAAATCATAATCAACCCAGTAAATAATTTTGTCTCTGGAAAAGTCATCAACTAAATAGTATGcactattaccatgattacataaTTCTACTGAGAAAAAACATGGTTTTTTCAAGTATTTTCAATTTGCAATATAACATCCCAAACAGTTTGGTTTATTGGTTTTCTCCACAACCTGTCTTTAACGCTATTTTAAGAAATGTTCCTTTggtcttactgactgataatttcctttcttaacacagtagagtgatatgaaaaattatcgctagaaaatAAGGGCGCACGTGTCCGTAGTCAATGACATTAACAACATTGTCAtacgtaaaatagcgataaacagattatcattggtcatcacaacgataatctataaatacatgCAATATTTGCAAATAAGCATTCAACATTCAAGTCTGATAAGGTAAACATACTTAGTACAAAACCAAATAAATACCAAAAGTTGTAAGAAATCAGCCATTTATAGCAGTGCATATATATTGTTTGTGTAAggcaattttcctttttttgtcttttatgttaaatatctttaaaaaacaaaaaggggggggggatagCTTATAACGCTGGTAAACAAATAATTTGGAATGACATTACTCTATCCAGGCGATGtatttcaaaatctttatttGAAATGAAGGTTGATCGAACATTTTTTAAATGGTACAgtacaaaagaggggcgaaagatatataagggacagtgaaactcatagataaaaaataaactgacaatgccatggctaaaaagaaaaaaacaaacagacaaacaatagtactgaATAGTACAGGAGGTTGTATTTGTACATATACCGAATTATCTCTATACATGTTCTAGTTTACTCCGGTAAAGTGAATTATTATCATGTATGTACATAAATGTCAAAGGGCAGTGGTTTGTCTTATCTTAACTCTATAATCATGTCTGTCGAGGAAGGTACGTCACCATGGCTGTCATCGTTACTGATATTTACTGTGCTTCAAGCCTCTGCTTTCGTGTCAGTTACTGTCCTACAATTCCGTGCTTTAGATGATATAGAAGATATTGACATTggtttggaaaacaaaattaaatcatgGCATGTATCGCAGGTATTGTCTAGCACTATTGTTTCCATCTTTATTTACAAGTTAGATTATACAATACTAGTATAGACGTGTACTCTACTTATAACATCGTTTTAACTGATCTCATACTTTTCGATCAACAAATGCATCTCATCTTGAATTAGCTGTAAAAGGTAGCTCTCAGGTCCTTGTgaaattttttgacaatttttttaccATAGAGCTACAGATTTTTCCTATTCAAAGCGTTCTGAAATTGATACCTAGATTCAAGTCGGACTTATTTTTAAACTTATGATTGTTTATCGCCCTAGTATAAATAGATCGTCAATATATAACTCGTTTCGTGAgacttttttcttatatatataccgaaggggtatctagttaaaaaaatatgtccgatgacccggccaaccaaccaagatgaccgccatggctaaaaatagaacataggggtaaaatgtagattttggcttataactctgaaaccaaagcatttagagcaaatctgacatggggtaatatatttttatcaagtcaagatctatctgccctgaaattttcagatgaatgggacaaccggttgtttggttgccgcccctgaattggtaattttaaggagacattttgccgtttttggttattatcttgaatattattatagatagagatagcttaaaagtaaaatctacaaataagtcaacatgagtaaaatggtcaattgaccccttaaggagtttttgccctttatagtcaattttaacaattttcataaattttgtaaatttttgtaaatttttaaatgtttttctctcTAACTACTGGACAAAGtgcattatagatagatatattgtTAACAGCAAGAGTGTTTAGAAAAGttatatctacaaacacatcagcatcaccaaaacacaattttgtcatgaatgaTCCATcggtgtcctttgtttaatatgcacataaaccaaggtgagcgacacaggctctttagagcctttagttattttttaatatcaatttcCTTGACACTATATTTTCCTTTCGTATATGTGTCCGCTTACTATTTCGTTAAACCATTTTGAGTTTCGTCGTGACAAAGTGTTTACACCCCAGAGTTCGAATGACGTGGACATAAGCACCTACATGTATAGGTATATATAATAGTTTGGCTTTTATCAATGCACAAATGCATTACCGTGTAATAGTGTAATACGTTATAAAAGACTTGTACATCTCaatatgaaaaacaattcaaaacaaaaaccatTGTCTTTTATCACAGATTGATCACTTGTGTAAAGGGAATCATCAACTCAGAAAAGTCGTCATCTAAAAGATCTTGCTTTGATCTAAAAAGATGTACGTATGCAAATTGTTGCTAAGATGTAACACAAAGATTTGTATTACCCTATAAATTATCCAGACTTGTTTTCAATgcttacattgaagacctgttggtgaccttctgctgttggtttttttctttggtcgggttgttgtctctttggcacattccccatttccattctcaattttattaaaagctatttttgaaaatcttataaaatccttgttatttttttcattgtttttgcaagaaaaaaagggggggcaatgttaaatatatgaaaagtctagagagagagagagagagagaggggcttattattttgaaacagagtagcgaacatccttaacatAACCTAAATAGAACAATTTCTACCACATGATTGGAACACTTGTTTGATAGAAACAATTTTATTGATAACAGATGTTGGATAGCAACTGCATTATATTTTGCCTtagtttaatatttatattttcttatagGAGAGATATAAAAGGGACACTCACGATAAGAGATTTTTGGATGGTATTTTGACTGATCTTTTATTACAACAGGTAAGGCAATAGTTGTATTTATCAGATGGTAGAagaccgttttttttttttttttttattttgtggtgGGTAGCCGGGGTGGAAATTGTTAAGTCACAGAGCGAAACAAATGTTGCAATATTTTCCTATCATTTGACGTACTTTATAGTGcatgatacattgtatatatacacagcgaattcaataaaaaaaaagtctaatGCTAAAAAAAGGCACCAAGATGAATGGATTGTTGTCTCAATAAAGAGTTCAAGTCACAACCCCTGTCGCgatatataattaattaaaacataaattttcgtcttcattttacattgttttgcaGTTACTCAATTTGCTTTAGTTGTAACCTTTCGAATGAAATTTACATATTTGACTATCTGCTTTTTTCAGGAAAAGATTCTAGCTCAGCATTGTGTTCATAAAGACCATCCATGTCAACCAGGTACAGTACATTAGGGAAATCCATTATTGATCTAATCTCAACGGAAAGTAATAGTTCTGTAAAAAGCAAGGATaagtaaaaacatatataaaacaaaacaaaaatatgtatatgaAAACAGAGCTGGCAAGTTCGCTAGTTATCCAAGAATTCAACGTTCACAAAACAAACAGGCAAACTTACTAGGTATATTCACAAATATATAAGTTATGATGgatccatatttatttattttctacaaATTAACCTATAATTCATTACACTTTCAGGAGACCAAGGGGACAAAGGCAAACAAGGAGAAATAGGTATGTTTTTCTTATTAAGGTTCATACAAGCAACGGAAATATATATATCGGACGGAAAAATATATTAATCTAGTCACATGACATGATTTATATTATGCTTGTTGAAGTGTGTTCGTTGTGTCATTACTTGAAGCAAACTGAGAAATGACAAAAAATCAGATGTAATGTTCATTTACAACAATCATGAAAATATTTCTTGATATGTTTATTCCAAAAAATGTCATAGagattattaaataaaaatggtgCCTTTATGTAACTTAAAACAAGGAGTATTAAAATTGAACCGCCATTTGAGTTCGCAAATTAGCAAAATAGATATTTACCTCAAAATTTAGCCGATAGTTATATAGAAAATGCAATATGGTTCTATGAAATTAATTCGAATGTCAATGTTATCATAGTTCATTCATTTCGAGAAATCTGTATAAAACAATGCATTTAACatattatgtaatatttttatgtcctGGACGAAGCTTATTCTGGAAACACGTGTTACGGTTGTTCACATGGAAACTAGTATCACGTGTGTTTTCACTTTATTCTCATATTACCTTAAAACAGGCGAGAAAGGTCAACCAGGACCAATAGGAAGAAAGGGCGACCAAGGACCAATTGGACTTGGAGGACAGAAGGGAGAAATTGGTGCATTTGGGGCACAAGGAGATAAAGGTATTACGGGTGATGTTGGAGATACAGGTCCACAGGGACCAAAAGGAATGAAAGGAGATCCAGGACAAAGAGGGATCAAAGGTCAAACAGGTCTTCCAGGATTACAAGTAAATGATAACTGTTTGTGTGTTTCTAATCAATCACTGTgcgtttttatttttggtttataaTTATTAGATACTTTGTTCATTTCGTTATCTTCTATGTAAGGTTTTGAGAAAGAGAACCAAATAAGTTTATAAGCAGAACTAATTATAAACAAAACCATTAAATATCATGTTACATAAAGAATCGTCACACTCAACATGTACTCCTTTGAACATGGTAGATATTCAAAGTTGTATTATATACGTGTTACAGTAGAAAATAAGCAgattgatataattatatttaataacGCAAACTTGATATGAATGTTTGTGCCTGGTGGAACGCAAACTTGATATGAATGTTTGTACATGGTGGAACAACCAGTGTTTGTAATGAGTGTCTCCCTtcaataacaaaaacatataattgcATTTGAAAGAAAGTTAGTTGCCTTTAAATGACTATAACCATAATGattgttattattattagtagtagTAATAGTGGTAGTATTTTTAATAGtactattattttcaaatattttgatatgttcACGGAATATCCTGTAAATTTCATTCTAGGGACAAAAGGGCGAGACTGGTTTGCCTGGATTAAAAGGAGATCTTGGATTAGTTGGTGAAGCAGGAATAGAAGGAGACAGGGGATTGACGGGACCAAAAGGTCTTCCTGGTTCTAAAGGTGAACTTGGTCCAATGGGACCACCAGGGAAAGACTCTAAGATGTTACAGGATGGCTGCGAATGTCTGAGTGAGTATTGGTGCATTCAGTCTTCATATTAAGCCACAACCGCGTTAGCACAGAAGTGTGAAACGTTTTTGAAGGGAGACATCAAGTTTTAGAAAAGATAAAGAAGCTACACTTACATATATTTAATGACCAAATAAAGTTAAAGTCACTGCATTGTCAGCCAGCGGTTTGATAACTGTAGTGGactatgtaataaaattgagaaaggaaatggtgaatatgtcaaagcgacaaccacccgaccatagagcaaacaacagccgaaggcaaccaatgggtcttcaatgtagcgagaattcccgcacccgtaggtgtccttcagctggcccctaaaatatgcataatagtacagtgataatggacgtcatactaaactccgaattatacacaagaaactaaaatttaaaatcatacaagactaacaaaggccagaggctcctgacttgggacaggcgcaaaattgcggcggggttaaacatgtttatatttatgtCGACAAACTGTTAATTTTGGGGTTCAAAAAGGTTGATGAATTTAGATACAACAACATTTAAAACGGGCGTTCGCGCACATTGAAGTAACTTATATGACAAACTATCGGGTATGCTCGAACATGGGTTGGTTCCGCAAATAACCTTGTTTTAGTATTTCTCGTCGTCAATCCCTTAAACATACATATCTAGATTTAGTTATAAATTTATGAGGTAAgataattacattaatttgtactGTCCATTATAATTATAGTCTGTCTTTGAGGAATTCATAATCGGTTTTGATACAGTGAATTTTATACAGTTCAGGGATACATCACGTAGCTCATCAGATTGGTAAAAATTGATCTAATATACTAGTAGgcaatttttaaattaagaaaccattttaaatattggataaaaagcagtttatcatagatataaataaatataataataatacacaCTATACATATCAATCGATTGTTTCTCATATTACAttcactttttaaattttatttgatttttgtagAACCGCCAAAATTTACGAATAATTCTGCACGCCATGCATACATATATGGTTCCAAGAATGCGATTCCATGTTATTTTACGGGAAACCCCAAACCCACATTCACTGTTACAAAGGTTCCCAATGATGGTTCGTCTGCTGGTACCCGCTACAGATGTGAAGCTACAAACTCCGTGGGATCAGCAGAATACTATGTCAACGTTGAAACTGGACGTAAGTACGAGGTTCTCAACCTACATTTCTGTATACTATAACGTTTTGGTAATTTTTATGAAACTATATATGTTTTTCCCTATATTGTTGTTCTTTGAACACCACAATATTCTCTACACTTAATTGTTTGGACCTTTTCCCTGTTTTCTCTTTCTTTAGCGATGTCATTTCTCTAATCTTCACCCATTATTCTCAAATCTATAACCCCTTCCAAACCACTGTAAATTGCTTATAAACAGtataaatatgctattgaaaGGTCATTAATATAAACACACTAATGTTCGTCAATGATTTAAGTTTCATGGCTTACGCAAGATGTAATGTTTAAATCGAGGCAAATGTTTCTAAATTTGAGCATCTCCATACATGAATAAACCTATTAAACCCAAACAATATCATATTGGATATTATAACAATCACCGCATAAGAGCGACGACGATACTAATAAGTCAAAACGAACTGGCAATGTTCAGAACGAAAACAACAAGTGATCAAAGACAACCAATAGTGTACAAAACTTATCATAGAATATGGACGACCAAGCAAAATGAATCTAAAAATAAACCAAGTTAGGGATTGTAATTGGaagataagcagatcctgctcctcatgtggCACATAATAGGGCCTTTAATAACATACTTGCATCTTTTAAAAGTAAATCTGAAAGAACTATTCTAAGAGCAGTTTTAATACTTGTTCATTTcggatataatttatttttcagaaccACCAAAAATGGTGATAACTCCGACAGATTCCAACCTTGTACAGGGGTTAACATTCGAACTTACATGCTCAGCTAGTGGCACACCGAAACCGAAACTATCTTTCTATCATGACGGCCATCTTGTAAATACCACGAGTCGTTATTTCGTCAATGGCGATCACCTGACAATCAGAAATACCGTTCCAAGTGATAGCGGAAGTTATTACTGTCTCGCCAAAAACGAATTTGGTGATGATAAATCAAAATCTTGGAAACTTACtatttcataataaaaacaatgaacAATAAATGATATGagacaaaatgttatttttaattcaatatttgaaTTGTTGTACACAGCGCTGGAAACTACCATTATATTCCATTATTTATTGTAGTATTCGTGGCCACTAGTTACAAATGTATGATAGTATGATCGACAAAGGTTTTATATCATTATCTGAATTACATTTGAAAGGGTCTATATTCCaggtttgggttttttttagaaTGTTTTAATACAGTTCTTTAATGTTTCACCGTTGTGTTCTACTTTATGTATTTCAGAAACCAGTTAttccgattttttttattctatgttTCTCTATTCCTTATCGTGTGACCGAGACTCTATTTAGTAAACTCCATTCAGACCCTTATGTACTCTCAATAATGTGACATTGAATTTGAATCTTATAGCATGTATAGCAATCACATGTCagcaaatatatcaaataaaataaagatatattattattatgaggctggaataatcatgtaatttttttatacatgtacaccttacaatcattcaatacactaaatatagttgacctattgtatatagtttctaagaaacagacttaaccaagaaaattaaacattgaacaatgaaccatgaaaataaagtcaaggtcagatgaataacattgagaatagaaatggggaatgtgtcaaagagacaacaaccc
Encoded here:
- the LOC139493993 gene encoding uncharacterized protein, whose protein sequence is MSVEEGTSPWLSSLLIFTVLQASAFVSVTVLQFRALDDIEDIDIGLENKIKSWHVSQERYKRDTHDKRFLDGILTDLLLQQEKILAQHCVHKDHPCQPGDQGDKGKQGEIGEKGQPGPIGRKGDQGPIGLGGQKGEIGAFGAQGDKGITGDVGDTGPQGPKGMKGDPGQRGIKGQTGLPGLQGQKGETGLPGLKGDLGLVGEAGIEGDRGLTGPKGLPGSKGELGPMGPPGKDSKMLQDGCECLKPPKFTNNSARHAYIYGSKNAIPCYFTGNPKPTFTVTKVPNDGSSAGTRYRCEATNSVGSAEYYVNVETGQPPKMVITPTDSNLVQGLTFELTCSASGTPKPKLSFYHDGHLVNTTSRYFVNGDHLTIRNTVPSDSGSYYCLAKNEFGDDKSKSWKLTIS